From one Geoalkalibacter halelectricus genomic stretch:
- a CDS encoding manganese efflux pump MntP, which produces MGFLTLIGLSVALAMDAFAVALGVGVVLPRMTVRQVLRLSFHFGLFQALMPVIGWFAGLTVQKWISAYAPWVAFGLLALIGGKMIWEAFQEEKALREHRDPTRGLSLFLLSVATSIDALAVGLSLAMLEISVWFPALIIGLVAAAFTTAGMLLGKRIGSAWGPKVEVCGGLVLLAIGLKILLEEIL; this is translated from the coding sequence ATGGGCTTTCTCACTCTGATCGGACTTTCCGTGGCCTTGGCCATGGATGCCTTTGCCGTGGCTCTGGGGGTCGGGGTGGTGCTGCCGCGCATGACGGTGCGCCAGGTTCTGCGCCTGAGTTTTCACTTCGGCCTGTTCCAGGCCCTGATGCCGGTGATCGGCTGGTTTGCTGGATTGACGGTGCAGAAGTGGATCTCCGCCTATGCACCCTGGGTGGCCTTCGGGCTGCTGGCCCTGATCGGCGGCAAGATGATCTGGGAAGCCTTTCAGGAGGAAAAAGCCCTGCGCGAGCACCGTGATCCCACCCGCGGCCTGTCGCTGTTCCTGCTCTCCGTGGCGACGAGTATCGACGCCCTGGCCGTGGGCTTGTCCCTGGCCATGCTGGAAATCAGTGTCTGGTTTCCGGCCCTGATCATTGGTCTGGTGGCGGCGGCCTTCACGACCGCCGGCATGCTGCTCGGCAAGCGCATCGGCTCGGCCTGGGGCCCCAAGGTGGAGGTGTGTGGAGGCCTGGTGCTATTGGCTATCGGCCTCAAAATCCTGCTGGAAGAGATTTTGTGA
- the ablB gene encoding putative beta-lysine N-acetyltransferase: MSDVVERLGRSQIQHGKSNDRIYLMKLDPAEAPRLVPQLDQLARNKGYTKIFAKVPARARPVFALAGYREEAAIPGFFGGREDAAFFGKYFCERRRRERKPDQVQEVIDAARAKAGTAPTPQLENGYRLRPLGPRDAEAMAALYREVFASYPFPIHDPAYLRQTMDENILYWGVEDGSRLAAISSAETYAADGNAEMTDFATLPAYRGAGFAQVLLARMEEELNKRGYRTAYTIARAYSFGMNITFAKHGYRFSGTLTHNTDISGELESMNVWYKPLDS, from the coding sequence ATGAGTGACGTCGTCGAGCGCCTGGGGCGCTCCCAGATTCAGCACGGCAAAAGCAACGACCGCATCTACCTGATGAAGCTTGACCCCGCGGAGGCGCCTCGGCTGGTGCCGCAGCTCGATCAGTTGGCGCGCAACAAAGGCTACACCAAGATTTTCGCCAAGGTTCCCGCGCGGGCGCGTCCTGTGTTCGCCCTGGCAGGCTACCGCGAAGAAGCGGCCATTCCCGGTTTCTTCGGCGGACGCGAGGACGCGGCCTTTTTCGGCAAATACTTCTGCGAGCGGCGCCGCAGGGAACGCAAGCCCGACCAGGTGCAGGAGGTGATCGATGCCGCCCGCGCCAAGGCCGGCACGGCGCCTACTCCGCAACTTGAAAACGGCTATCGCCTGCGCCCACTGGGCCCGCGAGACGCCGAGGCCATGGCCGCGCTGTACCGCGAGGTCTTTGCCTCCTACCCTTTCCCCATCCATGATCCCGCTTATCTGCGTCAGACCATGGACGAGAACATTCTCTACTGGGGTGTTGAGGACGGATCGCGCCTGGCGGCCATCTCTTCGGCGGAGACCTACGCGGCCGACGGCAACGCGGAAATGACCGATTTCGCCACCCTGCCCGCCTACCGCGGGGCCGGCTTCGCCCAGGTGTTGCTGGCGCGGATGGAGGAGGAACTCAACAAACGCGGGTACCGCACCGCCTACACCATCGCCCGCGCCTACAGCTTCGGCATGAACATCACCTTCGCCAAGCACGGCTACCGCTTCAGCGGCACCCTGACCCACAACACCGACATTTCCGGCGAACTGGAAAGCATGAATGTCTGGTATAAGCCGCTGGACTCTTAA
- the kamA gene encoding lysine 2,3-aminomutase gives MGIYSPNQQDIARRINVDCAQSNWQDWKWQLKHSVTSIDTFEDLLNIRFPATERKKLEMTLRKFPLSVTPYYLSLIDTEDYDNCPVFRQAFPAPAELEIGKCDLADPLAEDQDSPAPGITHRYPDRVLFHVSNVCSMYCRHCTRKRKVGDQDSIPGRAELEKGIAYIRNHPEVRDVLLSGGDPLMLNDEYLDWILGEIRAIDHVEVIRIGSRMPVVLPYRITDDLVAMLKKHQPLWLNTHFNHPREITTSSKTAIRKLADAGIPLGNQTVLLAGVNDCPRVIKALVHKLVANRVRPYYLYQCDLAEGLSHFRTPVGKGIEIMESLIGHTSGFSVPTYVIDAPGGGGKIPLNPNYLISLSTNKVVLRNYEGVITTYQEPDSYEADFCNRNCNECRLHLKLDDAEEYRATGIEMLLSDWNQTISLTPRNNERMERRNHE, from the coding sequence ATGGGCATCTATTCTCCCAATCAGCAGGATATTGCACGCAGAATCAACGTCGACTGTGCTCAATCAAATTGGCAGGATTGGAAATGGCAGCTGAAACATTCCGTGACCTCCATCGACACCTTCGAGGATCTGCTCAACATCCGCTTCCCCGCGACGGAGCGCAAAAAGCTTGAGATGACCCTGCGCAAATTTCCCCTCTCGGTCACTCCCTACTACCTCTCCCTCATCGACACCGAGGACTATGACAATTGCCCGGTGTTTCGTCAGGCCTTCCCGGCGCCGGCGGAACTCGAGATCGGCAAGTGCGATCTCGCCGATCCCCTGGCCGAGGATCAGGACAGTCCGGCGCCGGGCATCACCCATCGCTATCCCGACCGGGTGCTGTTTCACGTCAGCAACGTCTGCTCCATGTACTGCCGCCACTGCACGCGCAAGCGCAAGGTGGGCGACCAGGATTCGATTCCCGGCCGCGCGGAGCTGGAAAAAGGCATCGCCTATATCCGCAATCACCCCGAGGTGCGCGACGTGCTTCTCTCGGGCGGCGACCCCCTGATGCTCAACGATGAGTATCTCGACTGGATTCTCGGCGAGATTCGCGCCATCGACCATGTCGAAGTCATCCGCATCGGCTCGCGCATGCCGGTGGTGCTGCCCTATCGCATCACCGACGATCTGGTGGCCATGCTCAAAAAGCATCAGCCCCTGTGGCTCAACACCCATTTCAACCACCCGCGCGAGATCACGACCTCGAGCAAAACCGCGATTCGCAAACTGGCCGACGCCGGCATCCCCCTCGGCAACCAAACGGTGCTGCTGGCCGGGGTCAACGACTGCCCGCGCGTCATCAAGGCCCTGGTGCACAAGCTGGTGGCCAACCGGGTGCGGCCCTATTATCTCTACCAGTGCGATCTGGCCGAGGGCCTGTCGCATTTTCGCACCCCGGTGGGCAAGGGCATCGAGATCATGGAGAGCCTCATCGGCCACACCAGCGGCTTTTCCGTGCCCACCTACGTCATCGACGCCCCGGGCGGCGGCGGCAAGATTCCCCTCAACCCCAACTATTTGATTTCCCTATCCACCAACAAGGTGGTGCTGCGTAATTATGAAGGCGTCATCACCACCTATCAGGAACCCGACAGCTACGAAGCCGATTTCTGCAACCGCAACTGCAACGAATGCCGCCTGCATCTCAAACTCGACGATGCCGAGGAATATCGCGCCACGGGCATCGAGATGCTGCTTTCGGACTGGAACCAGACCATCTCCCTGACCCCGCGCAACAACGAACGCATGGAGCGGAGGAATCATGAGTGA